In Halarcobacter bivalviorum, a genomic segment contains:
- a CDS encoding methionine ABC transporter ATP-binding protein: MITIKNLNKYYGKTKVLNNISIEIKKGEIFAIVGHSGAGKSTLLRCINGLEEYSDGSLQVNNKEIKSLKKENLREFRKKIGMIFQHFSLVQRKTVYENVALPMQLWGYKKEQIDKKVNELLALVGLDNKKDSYPNQLSGGQKQRVAIARALTLEPEVLLSDEATSALDPNTTTSILNLLKEINEKLNITIVLVTHEMDVVKQIAQKALLLEHGNIIGFDDTEELFLKPDEKMKEFLGESEVVPSEGVNIKLYFPKDNAYQSFITKMARELNMDFNIVWGKLEEINTHIVGNMVINIEEEKKEIVTNYIKEHDIVWEVL, from the coding sequence ATGATAACTATTAAAAATCTAAATAAATATTATGGTAAAACAAAAGTTTTAAACAATATATCTATTGAGATTAAAAAAGGTGAAATCTTTGCTATTGTTGGACATAGTGGTGCGGGGAAATCAACACTACTTAGATGTATAAATGGACTTGAAGAGTATAGTGATGGTTCATTACAAGTAAATAATAAAGAGATTAAATCACTTAAGAAAGAAAACTTAAGAGAATTTAGAAAAAAAATTGGAATGATTTTTCAACATTTTTCATTAGTACAAAGAAAAACTGTATATGAAAATGTAGCACTTCCAATGCAACTTTGGGGATATAAAAAAGAGCAAATTGATAAAAAAGTAAATGAATTATTAGCTCTTGTTGGATTAGATAATAAAAAAGATTCATATCCTAACCAATTAAGTGGTGGACAAAAACAAAGAGTTGCTATTGCAAGAGCATTAACTTTAGAGCCAGAAGTTTTACTTTCTGATGAAGCAACATCTGCTCTGGACCCAAATACAACAACATCAATTCTAAATCTTTTAAAAGAGATTAATGAAAAACTTAATATTACAATTGTTTTAGTTACTCATGAAATGGATGTTGTAAAACAGATTGCCCAAAAAGCTTTATTATTAGAGCATGGTAACATTATTGGTTTTGATGATACAGAAGAACTATTTTTAAAACCTGATGAAAAGATGAAAGAGTTTTTAGGAGAGAGTGAAGTTGTACCTTCTGAGGGTGTAAATATTAAATTATATTTCCCTAAAGATAATGCTTATCAATCCTTTATAACAAAAATGGCAAGAGAATTAAATATGGATTTTAATATTGTATGGGGAAAACTTGAAGAGATAAACACTCATATAGTAGGTAATATGGTTATAAATATAGAAGAAGAAAAGAAAGAGATTGTTACAAATTATATAAAAGAACATGACATTGTATGGGAGGTTTTATAA
- a CDS encoding methionine ABC transporter permease, translated as MVDILLPALGETVYMSFVSTFFAVVIGFFLAIILILTSKGGLRENLKIYTILDVVINTLRSFPFIILMIVLFPLTKFLIGKSIGTTAAIIPLTIGAAPFIARLIESAFKEVDTGVIEAAKSFGASDWQIIFKVMLVEAMPSIISAITLTLITVIGFSAMAGAVGGGGLGDVAIKYGYYRFQTDTMLYTVVILIALVQAVQSTGDYIYKITKK; from the coding sequence ATGGTTGATATTTTATTGCCAGCACTTGGCGAAACTGTATATATGTCATTTGTTTCTACATTTTTTGCAGTAGTAATTGGATTTTTTTTAGCAATTATTTTAATACTTACTTCAAAAGGTGGATTACGAGAAAATTTAAAAATTTATACTATTTTAGATGTTGTAATTAATACTTTAAGATCTTTTCCTTTTATTATATTAATGATTGTTTTATTTCCTCTTACTAAATTTTTAATTGGAAAGAGTATTGGTACAACAGCCGCTATTATACCTCTTACAATTGGAGCTGCTCCTTTTATTGCAAGATTAATTGAAAGTGCTTTCAAAGAGGTTGATACTGGTGTTATTGAAGCAGCAAAATCTTTTGGTGCTAGTGATTGGCAAATTATTTTTAAAGTGATGTTAGTTGAAGCAATGCCAAGTATTATTTCAGCTATTACTTTAACACTAATAACGGTTATCGGGTTTTCAGCTATGGCTGGAGCAGTTGGTGGTGGAGGTTTAGGAGATGTAGCTATTAAATATGGATACTATAGATTCCAAACTGATACTATGTTATATACAGTTGTTATATTAATTGCACTTGTACAAGCAGTTCAAAGTACAGGTGATTATATATATAAGATTACAAAAAAATAA